In Streptomyces sp. 71268, the DNA window GCGTCGAGGAGAGCTTCTTCGACCTCGGCGGCAACTCGCTGCTGGCCATGCGACTGGTCGCCGCCATCCGCGAGACGCTGGGCGTCGAACTCGCCCTGGGCACCCTCTTCCAGGCCCCCACACCCGCCGCGCTCGCCGAGCGGCTGCGGGCCGCCGCCGAGGGCGAGTCGGGCGCCGGCGCCGCGGACGACGCGCTGGGCGTCCTGCTCCCGCTGCGCCCCGGTGGTGCCAGGCCCCCGCTGTTCGTCTTCCACCCGGCGGGCGGCATCAGTTGGTGCTACGCGGGCCTGCTGGCCCCGCTCGGCCCCGACCAGCCGGTGTACGGGCTCCAGGCCCGCGGCCTGACCGCGCCCGAGCCGCTGCCCGCGACGATGGAGGAGATGGCCGCCGACTACCTCGACCACATCCGCACCGTCCAGCCACACGGCCCCTACCGGCTGCTCGGCTGGTCGGTCGGCGGGGTCGTCGCGCACACCGTGGCGGTCCGCCTCCAGGAGGCGGGGGAGCGCGTCGAACTGCTGGCCCTCATGGACGCCTACCCCTCCGACCAGTGGCGCGACCTGGCCATCCCGGCCCAGGCGGACGCCCCGCGCGCGCTGCTGCGGATGGCGGGCTTCGACATCCAGGAGGGCCGCGCGCTCACCCGTGAGCAGGTGCTCGACACGCTGCGCCGCGAGGGCAGCGCGCTGGCCAGCCTGCCGGAGTACACGCTCTCGGCGGTCGTGGACATCGTGGTGAACAACGCGACGCTGATGCGCAAGCACGAGCACCGCGCCTTCGACGGCGACGTCCTGTTCTTCACGGCCGCCGCCCCCCGCCCCGAGGACTGGCTGACCCGCGACGCGTGGCTGCCCTACGTCACCGGCCGCCTGGTCAACCACGACATCGACTGCCTGCACCCCCAGCTCACCCAGCCGGAGGCGCTGGCGGTGGTCGCGGCGGCGATACGGGAGTGGCCGGCCGGCAGCGCCTGAGCACGCCGAGTGGCCAAACCCCCAGGGGCGCGCGAGCGGGCGCGCCCCTGGGCCTTTCCCGGCCCACCTCACCCGTCTGGCCTACGCCCCGCCGCCACGCGGTGCGCGCCGCCGCCCGCGCCGCATCCTGGGAGGTAAGCCGCACTCCAGGCGTGACCGGACGTGCCCGGCGTGGCCGGACACGACGGGAGGCGACCGGGCGTGCGGGGCGGTCCGACGTTCGAGGGAAGGGCGCGTCATGAGTCCCAAGACAAGGCCGGACACCGGCGGAGGCGGGCGCACACACGAGTTCCTCACGCCCGGCAGGATCGCCCTCCTCGTGCTGGGCGTCCTCGGCCTGATCTTCATCTTCGAGAACACCCGCCAGGTCAAGATCCGCCTGCTGATCCCCGAGGTCACCATGCCGCTCTGGCTGGCGCTGGCCGCGGTGGCGGTGATCGGGGGGTTGTGCGGGGCCTACCTGTTCCGGCGGCGGTGATCCGGCTCTGATCGGCGGAACGACCCGCGAGAGGCCCCGCCCGGCCGACCCGGCCGGGGCACCCACGACCTCCCCTTCGGCGGCGGGGACCGCCTGCCCGCTCCTCGGCAAGAAGGCCCGGCCCGCCGTCTGACCCGGCGGCCACTCACCGCCCCCTCGCCGGCCGCCGCCGGCCCACGCACGCCCGGGCGGGGTGTGGAACCCTTCTCCGTGCCAGGCGATGATGTTGACCATGAGCCTGTCGCCAGCGCCGGTCGTCCCCACGGGGAGGCTGTCCCACTCCGCACAGCCCACGCTCGAATCGCCCGACGGCGCGCTGCTGTTGCGGCCGTGGACGGTGGCGGACGCCGAGGTCGTGTACGGGGCGTACCAGGACGCGGGTATCCAGAAGTGGTCGCTGCGCCGCATGGGCTCGCGCGACGAGGTCCTCCAGTGGATCGCGGCGGGGGAGCGCCAGTGGCGCCAGGAGCGCGCGGCCCAGTGGGCGGTCGCCGACGCGGGCGGCGGCGAGGTGCTCGGCCGGGTGGCCCTGCGCTGGATGGACCTCACCCAGGGGCTCGCCGAGGCCGCGTACTGGGTGTTGCCGCACGCCCGTGGCCAGGGCGTGGCCCCGCGCGCGCTCACCACGCTGACCCGGTGGGCCCTGGACGAGGCGGGGTTCCACCGGCTGGAACTCGCCCACTCGGATCGAAACGAGCCGTCCTGCGAGGTGGCGCTCAGGGCCGGTTACGCGCTCGAAGGCACCCGGCGCAGCGCCCTGCGGCACGCGGACGGCTGGCACGACATGCATCTGCACGCCCGGGTCGAGGGCGACGCGTGAGCCCGTAGCGCGTTCGCCGTGCCCGGCGATCCAACGACTCGCGCCGAACAGCCAGTTGCCGGGCCTCGTCCGGCGTCGCGAGGACGGCCACCTGCCGCACCAACATCAACGCCGTCTACGCTGCCGGTCGGTGCCCACCCCCATCCGAACGTAAGAGGAGACCATGAACAACCCCCTGCCCGTGGTCCTGGTACACGGTTTCTGGCACGGCAGTTGGTGCTGGAGCCCGGTGGTCGAGCGGTTGGCCGCGCGGGGCGTGCCGTCGGTCGCGGTGGATCTGGAGGGGCACGGGCTGCGCGGCCCCGCGCCGCGCGCCCGTTGGGCGCGGCCGTTCGACGCGGCGTCGTTCGCCACCGAGCCGTCCCCGGTGGCGGCGGTCACCGCCTCGTCCGCGGCGGCCGTACTCGCCGAGCAGATACGGACCGTCGGCGGCGGCCAGCCCGTCCTCGTGGTGGCCCACAGCATGGGCGGCGTGGTCGCCACCGCGGTGGCGGAACTGGTCCCCGAACTCGTGGCCGGCCTGGTCTACGTCTCCGCGTTCGCCCCGGTGAGCGGGGCGCCGGCGGGCTACTACAACACCTGTCCGGAGAACACCGGCGAGATGGTGAGCCGGCATCTGGCGGCCGACCCGATGGTGGTGGGCGCGGCCCGCATCGACTTCGGCGACCCGGAGCGGCGCGACCAGATCAAGGAGACGTTCTACAACGACGTCGACGACCGCACGGCCGACGCCACCATCGCGCTGCTGAGCACGGACGGGCCGGCGGGGATTCCGCTGGAGCCGCTGACCGTCACCCAGGAGCGCTACGGCAGCGTGCCGCACGCGTACGTCGTGTGCGGCCGGGACAACGTGATCCCCGCGACCTTGCAGTACCGCTTCGTCAAGGAGATCGACACCGTCTCGGCCACACCCACCGAGGTCACCGAACTCGACTGCTCCCACTCGCCCTTCCTGTCCCAGCCGGACGCGCTGGCCGAGGCGATCGTGGCCGCCAGGTAGCGGCCCCGCGCGCCCCGGCTCAGGCGACGAGCAGCCGCAGGCCCAGCTCCGCCGCGTCCAGGTCGAGCAGGTCGCGGTTGCGCTCGGCCCAGCGGCCCGAGGACAGGTCATCGCGGAGCGCGGCCACCGCTCGCCGCTCGGCCTCCGGGCCGACGCGGGTCCACACGGATGTCGCGCGGCGTACGGGCTCCTCCAGGTACGCCTCGGGGCGGCGCCAGTACGCCTCGAAGAAGCCGTCGGCGCAGTCCCACGGGATGAGGACCGGCTCCAGGCGGGCCCCGAACGCGCGGGCCAGTTGGTCCACCGGGGGGCGGCCGGCGACGAGGTGGCCGACCTCGGGCAGGTAGTCGCGGCTGAGCCAGAAGCGGTCGCGCCAGCCGGCGTCGGTGGCGTCGTGCGTGAAGACCACGACGCGTCGGGCCACGCGCCGCATCTCGCGCAGCCCGGCGACCGGGTCCCGCCAGTGGTGGATGGTGCTGAACGCCATCGCCGCGTCGAAGGACTGGTCGGGGAACGGCAGCCGCTCCGCGGCGGCGGCCACGCACGGTGCCGAACCCTCGGGGCGCTGGGCCCGCATGACGGCCGAGGGTTCCACCGCGGTCACGTCGCGGTCCGGCGGCTCGTAGGAGCCGGTGCCGGCGCCCACGTTCAGCACCGTCCGCGCGTCCCCGAGCGCCTGCCAGACCTGCGCGGCGATGCGCGGCTCGGTGCGCCGCGTCGCCGGATAGGCGGCCCCGATGGACTCGTACAACCGCGCCCCGAGCGGGTGCAGTCGCTCCTCTGACGTCGTCCTGACTCCCATGGCCCGTGCCTCCAGTTCCTTGTCGATGGCGGTCACCATGGCGGCCGCGCGGTCGCGCTGGTCCAACAGCAGGCCGCGCAGCCGGTGCAGGCGCGCGACCGCGTCGGTGTCCGGGTCGTCCACCAGGTCCGCTATCTCGCGCAGTCCGAAACCCAGCCGCCGGAAGGCGAGCACCTCCCGCAGTCGTTCCACGTCGCCCGCCGAGTAGGCCCGGTAGCCGGCCGAGGTCCGCGCGGACGGCCGGGCGAGGCCGATCTCGTCATAGTGATGCAGCGTGCGGACACTCACTCCGGCCAACTCGGCCACGCGCCCCACGGTCAGGTGCTCTTCCACGCCCCCGAGAATGCGGCATCACGCCGCGTGAGGGTCAAGCGGCCACGGGTCCCGGAACGCGCGTCGCCGCCACCGGAAAACCAGTGGAACGGCGTCGGCCCGGGCCCCTACCGTTTCGGCGGAAACACGTCGCCCAGACAAGGACATGCCGTTGTACACCCTGTGAGACCTCCCGAGCGCTGAATCGTCGCGCGTCGCGCCCCGTGCGTGCCGCGCTCCTTTTGCCGCGGACTTCTCACTGAGATCGGTGTACTTCTGTGCTCACCAGTTGGGTGGTCATGCCCACCTGCCTGCCGCTCATCGTCCGACGCTGCCACGTGTGCGCGTCCGAGCGTTCGCGGGCGAACGGAAAATTCCGCGTCAACGCCCACCACAAACTCCTCGACGCCTGGCTCCTCGCGTTCTGTACGGGATGTGGGGCGACCGCGAAGTTCCCGGTTCTGGAACGGGTGAACGTGCGTTCTGTACGACCCTCGTTGTTGGCCCGGTTGCACGACAACGATCCGGAACTCGCGGCCGAGCTGCTGCGGGACCCGGTGGTACGGCGCCGCGATCGGATCGCCCTGGACTGGGATGATGCCTGGCGCCTCGATACGGGGGAATTGGATGACCTGGACCGCGAGGTGATCGATGTCGAGGTGCGTTTCGCGGCGCGGATTCCCGTCCGGCCGGTGCGGTTGATCGCCGAAGGCTGCGCGCTTTCGCGGGCCGAGGTCGAGCGGCTGATCGTGGCGGGGAAACTCGTTTCGGGCGTACGGCTGACCGGCAAGCTCTCCGACGGCTTCACCTTCACGCTCAAGCGCTAAGCGCTGAGCCCGGGTGGTGAAGCCCGGGACGGCCAGGGCGCGTTCCCCGCTTTCCCTTTCGGGCCCAGGGCCTGTCCGGTGCGCATTGCCGGGCAGGCCCCGGCCAGGTCAGTCAGTGGGAAGCGGCTGGATGAGTCGTCGAAGCCGGCTCGCCGGCATCGACGGGGTCGGGCAGGGTGAGGGCGGTGTGGGCCGGGCGGCCGGTTCTCGGGGGCGCGGTGGTGAGATCGCGGATTCTCCGGTTGCGCTTTTCCAGGGCTTCGGCGGTGGTGGGGAAGAGTGCCGCGTCTCCCGTGCCGACCTGTGCCTGGTTCAGTTCGACGAACGCGCGGGCGTCGCGTTCGTAGGCGGCGAAGGCGGCGGTGTGGTCGCCGGGGTGGGTGGCCAGCGAGGTGGCGAGCAGATAGGCGCCGACGAGGGCGAGGCTGGAGCCCTGGCCGGTGAGGAACGACGGGGCGTACGCGGCGTCGCCGAGGAAGGCCGTG includes these proteins:
- a CDS encoding LapA family protein — its product is MSPKTRPDTGGGGRTHEFLTPGRIALLVLGVLGLIFIFENTRQVKIRLLIPEVTMPLWLALAAVAVIGGLCGAYLFRRR
- a CDS encoding GNAT family N-acetyltransferase — its product is MSLSPAPVVPTGRLSHSAQPTLESPDGALLLRPWTVADAEVVYGAYQDAGIQKWSLRRMGSRDEVLQWIAAGERQWRQERAAQWAVADAGGGEVLGRVALRWMDLTQGLAEAAYWVLPHARGQGVAPRALTTLTRWALDEAGFHRLELAHSDRNEPSCEVALRAGYALEGTRRSALRHADGWHDMHLHARVEGDA
- a CDS encoding alpha/beta hydrolase — translated: MNNPLPVVLVHGFWHGSWCWSPVVERLAARGVPSVAVDLEGHGLRGPAPRARWARPFDAASFATEPSPVAAVTASSAAAVLAEQIRTVGGGQPVLVVAHSMGGVVATAVAELVPELVAGLVYVSAFAPVSGAPAGYYNTCPENTGEMVSRHLAADPMVVGAARIDFGDPERRDQIKETFYNDVDDRTADATIALLSTDGPAGIPLEPLTVTQERYGSVPHAYVVCGRDNVIPATLQYRFVKEIDTVSATPTEVTELDCSHSPFLSQPDALAEAIVAAR
- a CDS encoding MerR family transcriptional regulator produces the protein MEEHLTVGRVAELAGVSVRTLHHYDEIGLARPSARTSAGYRAYSAGDVERLREVLAFRRLGFGLREIADLVDDPDTDAVARLHRLRGLLLDQRDRAAAMVTAIDKELEARAMGVRTTSEERLHPLGARLYESIGAAYPATRRTEPRIAAQVWQALGDARTVLNVGAGTGSYEPPDRDVTAVEPSAVMRAQRPEGSAPCVAAAAERLPFPDQSFDAAMAFSTIHHWRDPVAGLREMRRVARRVVVFTHDATDAGWRDRFWLSRDYLPEVGHLVAGRPPVDQLARAFGARLEPVLIPWDCADGFFEAYWRRPEAYLEEPVRRATSVWTRVGPEAERRAVAALRDDLSSGRWAERNRDLLDLDAAELGLRLLVA
- a CDS encoding DUF1062 domain-containing protein, whose protein sequence is MLTSWVVMPTCLPLIVRRCHVCASERSRANGKFRVNAHHKLLDAWLLAFCTGCGATAKFPVLERVNVRSVRPSLLARLHDNDPELAAELLRDPVVRRRDRIALDWDDAWRLDTGELDDLDREVIDVEVRFAARIPVRPVRLIAEGCALSRAEVERLIVAGKLVSGVRLTGKLSDGFTFTLKR